ATACTGGCTCTTACTGGTCAAGCAGTTCATGATCGTAGACTTGCCAGCATTGGTATAACCGATGAGACCGATTTTGAAAATGCTGGACTCTAGCCGCTTTTCACGAACGGTAGCCCGATTTTTCTCCACAGCCTTTAGCTGGCGTTCAATATCATGAATCTGATTGCGGACACTGCGTCGATTGAGCTCCAGCTGACTTTCACCAGGACCGCGAGAGCCAATGCCACCTGCCTGACGACTGAGCATAATGCCCTGTCCAACCAAGCGAGGGAGCAGGTACTTGAGCTGGGCTAGATGCACTTGCAGCTTGCCCTCATGACTCCTAGCCCTCATGGCAAAAATATCCAAAATCAGCTGCATACGGTCAATGACCTTGACCCCCAAGCCTTCTTCTATATTAACATTTTGCCGAGGTGTCAGACGGTTATTGACAATGACGGTCGAAATCTCTTCGGCATCAACCATCTGTCGGATCTCTTCTAACTTACCAGAACCGACAAAGGTCTTGCTATCATACTTTTCTCGCTTCTGGCTATAGGAGCCGACTACCTCAGCTCCAGCAGTCTTAGCTAGACTTTGCAGCTCCTCCATGGATAGGTCAAAATTCTCCGTGTCTGGTAGTTCCACACCGACCAGAAAGACACGCTCTGTTTTTTTCTCTGTTTCTATCATTTCATATCCTTACTAAGACTTGGTCAGCCAGTTACTTGTCCAAAAAACTCTTGATGTCTTCCATAACCTGCTCTTTGTAGTCTGGATTTCCCACCTGGTAAAAGCTCACGGCCATCCGATTGCGAAACCAAGTCAGCTGTCGCTTGGCGAAACGGCGGGTATTCTGTTTGAGCTTGTCCACGGCCTCTTCTAGACTCATCTGACCTTCAAAGTAGGGGAAAAGTTCCTTGTAGCCGATTCCTTTGCTGGCTTGACTAGTTGGAGCATTCTCAAACAGACAACGGGCTTCTTCTAAAAGTCCGGCTTCTATCATCAGATCAACCCGCTGATTGATTCGGTCATAAAGGCGTTTTCGCTCATCATCTAGGCAAATCAGCAGGGCCTCATAGTCTGGCTGGCTGTTTTCTAGCGAACCTCCTAGATGAGCAATCTCCAGCGCCCTCATAGCCCTGCGCCGATTTATCTGAGGAATCTCGATACCCAGCTCTGCTATTTTCCCAAACAAAGCCTCATCTGACCAAGTATCCAGCTGCGACCGATAGGCCAGAATCTCCTCGTGCGAAACAGAGCCGCCCAGATGATAGCCTTCGAGCAAGCTCTGGATATAGAGCCCTGTGCCACCGCAAATGATGGGAAGCTGACCTTGAGCCTCAATCTCACGAATTGCTTGAGACGCCTCAGTCACAAAATCATAGGCCGAGTAGCTTTCTATAACCTCCCGCACATCCAGCAGATGATGGGGGATACCCTCCTGCTCCTCAGGGCGAATCTTAGCCGTGCCAATATCCAAGCCACGATAAACCTGCTGGCTATCCCCGCTGATGATTTGACCATTGAAGCGCTTGGCTACCTCGATACTCAGAGCCGTTTTTCCAACTGCCGTCGGCCCCACTATCACAATTATTTTGGTTTTCATCTTTTTTCCTTGAAAAAATTTTAATTTTTCGTTACTATTAATTATAACATAAATAATAAAAGTTCAGAAAAGGAGAAATCACATGGCTAAAGGATTTGGAAAAGGCGTTCTTACAGGTGTAGCAGGTACCGTCGCTGCTCTTGCTGGTGCAGTCTATGCCTTTAAGAAAAAGTCATCGAACCTGAGGAGCAAAAAGCAGCTTTCATCGAAGAAAACCGTAAGAAAGCCGCTCGCAAACGTGTAGCACACTAAGCCTGCACATTTTACAAAAGAGAGTGGGACAGAAATCGGTAATTCGTTAGAATTCGATTTCGTCGTCCCACCTCCGCACAGTTGAGTAGGGCTGTAAAAAGCTGATGAAATCAGCGTAGTAGAGCCCACTCAACCACTGCGTCTTGCTCAACATTCCAAAGACAATTGAGAGGCTAGGACTTTTGTCCCAGCCTCTTTTCTTTTGTAGAAAACAGCAATCAGGATAACTACTACAGCTAAAACAATTAATCTTTTACATCAGTCTCTTTCTTAGATGGCCGAATGCCATGAGAGCTAAAGATATAATTGCTTAAGAGCGAAAATACTAACAAGCCAAGCACAAAAAACAAATCATAAGTGGGCTCAGAAGACAGGGACACGAAGGGAATTGCAAGACACAAAATTGTGACATAAAAGATTTTCAACTGCTTGATATAAAGCCAGAAGAGTTCAATGCTCCGACTGCCACTGATCTGCGACTTAGACTTACTTTTCGCGTACCAGATGATAAAGGCTTCCGCATAACAGAATAGACTTAGCAAAAAGACCATGCTCCCAAAGCGAATCTGCAGTAGAATTCCCACTGCTAACAATAAGATAAAACCTAAGCTCGTAGCAACTACTGCTCGCCTAGTATTAGTCATAAAATCAACTCCTTTAAAGGATAAATTCAAAGAATGTCTTTAACAGTTTTTTTCTTTTTATTCTCAAGTAATCAAAAAATCAATCCTTATTTCTATGATGAGAACTAAAAAATATAAGCAAAACCATTAAAAACGAGACAATTAGGCCTACCGTAGTTTGGTTTAAAAACGGATAATTAAAAAATAAATAATTACAGAGTGTTAATAATAGACCTCCTGCCGTTAGCACAAAAGATATAAGCAGAGAAATTTTAAAAAACAATTTCTTTTCCATATTAGTGACCTCTTTTTTACTTGTATATTCCATCAGAAAAGCGAAACTACTTTTCTAAAATAAACTAAAATAGACAACAGCTAGT
This genomic window from Streptococcus cristatus AS 1.3089 contains:
- the hflX gene encoding GTPase HflX; translated protein: MIETEKKTERVFLVGVELPDTENFDLSMEELQSLAKTAGAEVVGSYSQKREKYDSKTFVGSGKLEEIRQMVDAEEISTVIVNNRLTPRQNVNIEEGLGVKVIDRMQLILDIFAMRARSHEGKLQVHLAQLKYLLPRLVGQGIMLSRQAGGIGSRGPGESQLELNRRSVRNQIHDIERQLKAVEKNRATVREKRLESSIFKIGLIGYTNAGKSTIMNCLTSKSQYEADELFATLDATTKNINLSGQLNVTLTDTVGFIQDLPTELVSSFKSTLEESKNVDLLVHVIDASDPHHEEHEKTVLDIMKELDMLDIPRLTLYNKADKAEDFTPTLTPYSLISAKADNSRTLLQQVLLERMKELFLPFTIKVAPAKAYKIHDLEKVAIIGHREYIDDVEAISGWIAEKNKWKLEEFYD
- the miaA gene encoding tRNA (adenosine(37)-N6)-dimethylallyltransferase MiaA codes for the protein MKTKIIVIVGPTAVGKTALSIEVAKRFNGQIISGDSQQVYRGLDIGTAKIRPEEQEGIPHHLLDVREVIESYSAYDFVTEASQAIREIEAQGQLPIICGGTGLYIQSLLEGYHLGGSVSHEEILAYRSQLDTWSDEALFGKIAELGIEIPQINRRRAMRALEIAHLGGSLENSQPDYEALLICLDDERKRLYDRINQRVDLMIEAGLLEEARCLFENAPTSQASKGIGYKELFPYFEGQMSLEEAVDKLKQNTRRFAKRQLTWFRNRMAVSFYQVGNPDYKEQVMEDIKSFLDK